In Carya illinoinensis cultivar Pawnee chromosome 6, C.illinoinensisPawnee_v1, whole genome shotgun sequence, a single genomic region encodes these proteins:
- the LOC122314061 gene encoding heat shock cognate 70 kDa protein-like isoform X1 — MSSEGEGPAIGIDLGTTYSCVGVWQHDRVEIIVNDQGNRTTPSYVAFTEKERLVGDAAKNQVARNPSNSVFDAKRLIGRRFSDPLVQSDTKLWPFKVIESPGGKPIIVVTYKGEEKHFSAEEISSMVLKKMRDIAEAYLGMTVKNAVVTVPAYFNDAQRKATNDAGDIAGLNVLRIINEPMAAAIAYGLDRACGIDKRNVLIFDLGGGTADVSLLTIEERTLIVKAVAGDTHLGGEDFDNRMVKHFVELFKRQNKEDISGNARALRRLRTACERAKRILSSAIETTIEVDSLYNGIDFFSTITRAKFSELNMDFFKNSIELVDKCLTDAKMDKSVVHDVVLVGGSSRIPKVQEMLQEFFDGKELNKSINQDEAVAYGAAVLAANLSGIGNKNVQDILLLDVTPLSLGVLAGREGKMSVVIPRNTSIPTKIERNYTTDNNQTVVRFRVYEGERARAADNNYLGELILSGIPASPRGVAKLKICFEIDANGILNVSAMEKSTGASCWTTVTNEKARLSTEEINRMVENAKKYKVEDDEYRKKVNARVALENYIYDMSNTINAKDAKLAPRSKKRVESSIDEVIKWLDDAQLAEVEDYEEKRVGLESIYKEEKVPQSIIKTLHRMMSTFFWGEANGKGKNK, encoded by the exons ATGTCGAGCGAAGGAGAGGGCCCGGCAATAGGGATCGATCTCGGGACGACGTATTCGTGCGTGGGAGTGTGGCAACATGATCGAGTAGAGATAATAGTAAATGATCAGGGCAACAGGACGACGCCGTCTTATGTCGCTTTCACTGAAAAAGAGCGCTTGGTAGGAGATGCCGCCAAGAATCAGGTTGCCAGGAACCCCTCCAACTCCGTCTTTG ATGCAAAGCGATTGATCGGTAGGAGATTCAGTGATCCCTTAGTTCAAAGTGACACCAAACTTTGGCCATTCAAGGTCATTGAAAGTCCGGGTGGCAAGCCTATAATCGTGGTCACTTATAAGGGTGAAGAAAAGCACTTTTCTGCGGAGGAAATCTCATCTATGGTTCTAAAAAAGATGCGTGACATCGCCGAGGCATACTTGGGCATGACTGTAAAGAACGCAGTTGTTACCGTCCCCGCCTACTTCAATGATGCACAACGTAAGGCAACAAATGATGCTGGCGATATTGCGGGCCTTAACGTCTTGCGGATAATCAATGAACCCATGGCTGCAGCCATTGCTTACGGTCTTGACAGGGCGTGTGGCATTGACAAGAGAAATGTGCTGATCTTTGATTTAGGGGGTGGTACTGCAGATGTCTCACTACTTACCATTGAGGAGCGTACTTTAATTGTTAAAGCCGTTGCTGGAGATACACACCTTGGAGGGGAGGATTTTGACAACAGAATGGTAAAACATTTTGTTGAACTATTTAAAAGGCAAAACAAGGAAGACATCAGTGGAAACGCCCGAGCTCTAAGGAGGTTGAGAACAGCTTGTGAGAGAGCAAAGAGGATTCTTTCTTCTGCAATTGAGACTACCATTGAAGTTGATTCTTTGTATAATGGTATCGATTTCTTCTCAACTATTACCCGTGCCAAGTTTTCAGAACTCAATATGGATTTCTTCAAGAATTCTATTGAACTTGTGGACAAGTGTTTGACTGATGCTAAGATGGACAAGAGTGTAGTCCATGATGTCGTTCTTGTAGGTGGTTCTTCCAGAATCCCCAAAGTGCAGGAAATGTTGCAGGAGTTCTTTGATGGGAAGGAGCTTAACAAGAGCATTAACCAAGATGAAGCAGTGGCGTATGGAGCTGCTGTTCTAGCTGCAAATTTGAGTGGGATTGGAAATAAGAATGTTCAAGATATTTTGCTCTTGGATGTCACCCCTCTGTCTCTAGGAGTGTTGGCTGGTCGTGAAGGTAAGATGTCTGTTGTAATTCCGAGGAATACCAGCATTCCCACCAAAATTGAACGTAATTACACCACCGACAACAATCAAACTGTTGTTCGATTCCGTGTTTATGAGGGTGAAAGAGCTAGAGCTGCAGATAACAATTACTTAGGAGAATTAATTCTTTCTGGCATTCCTGCATCACCCAGAGGAGTTGCTAAACTCAAAATATGCTTTGAAATTGATGCTAATGGTATCTTGAATGTTTCTGCTATGGAAAAGAGCACTGGCGCGAGTTGCTGGACCACTGTCACCAATGAGAAGGCAAGACTCTCCACCGAAGAGATTAATAGGATGGTGGAGAACGCAAAGAAATACAAGGTTGAAGATGATGAGTACAGGAAGAAGGTTAATGCAAGGGTAGCCTTGGAGAACTATATTTACGACATGAGTAACACTATCAATGCTAAAGATGCCAAGCTTGCCCCTAGAAGTAAGAAGAGGGTTGAATCTAGTATCGACGAGGTCATTAAGTGGCTAGACGACGCCCAACTTGCAGAGGTAGAAGATTATGAGGAAAAGCGTGTAGGGCTTGAGTCGATCTACAAGGAAGAAAAG
- the LOC122314061 gene encoding heat shock cognate 70 kDa protein-like isoform X2, which yields MSSEGEGPAIGIDLGTTYSCVGVWQHDRVEIIVNDQGNRTTPSYVAFTEKERLVGDAAKNQVARNPSNSVFDAKRLIGRRFSDPLVQSDTKLWPFKVIESPGGKPIIVVTYKGEEKHFSAEEISSMVLKKMRDIAEAYLGMTVKNAVVTVPAYFNDAQRKATNDAGDIAGLNVLRIINEPMAAAIAYGLDRACGIDKRNVLIFDLGGGTADVSLLTIEERTLIVKAVAGDTHLGGEDFDNRMVKHFVELFKRQNKEDISGNARALRRLRTACERAKRILSSAIETTIEVDSLYNGIDFFSTITRAKFSELNMDFFKNSIELVDKCLTDAKMDKSVVHDVVLVGGSSRIPKVQEMLQEFFDGKELNKSINQDEAVAYGAAVLAANLSGIGNKNVQDILLLDVTPLSLGVLAGREGKMSVVIPRNTSIPTKIERNYTTDNNQTVVRFRVYEGERARAADNNYLGELILSGIPASPRGVAKLKICFEIDANGILNVSAMEKSTGASCWTTVTNEKARLSTEEINRMVENAKKYKVEDDEYRKKVNARVALENYIYDMSNTINAKDAKLAPRSKKRVESSIDEVIKWLDDAQLAEVEDYEEKRVGLESIYKEEKEHKNKIG from the exons ATGTCGAGCGAAGGAGAGGGCCCGGCAATAGGGATCGATCTCGGGACGACGTATTCGTGCGTGGGAGTGTGGCAACATGATCGAGTAGAGATAATAGTAAATGATCAGGGCAACAGGACGACGCCGTCTTATGTCGCTTTCACTGAAAAAGAGCGCTTGGTAGGAGATGCCGCCAAGAATCAGGTTGCCAGGAACCCCTCCAACTCCGTCTTTG ATGCAAAGCGATTGATCGGTAGGAGATTCAGTGATCCCTTAGTTCAAAGTGACACCAAACTTTGGCCATTCAAGGTCATTGAAAGTCCGGGTGGCAAGCCTATAATCGTGGTCACTTATAAGGGTGAAGAAAAGCACTTTTCTGCGGAGGAAATCTCATCTATGGTTCTAAAAAAGATGCGTGACATCGCCGAGGCATACTTGGGCATGACTGTAAAGAACGCAGTTGTTACCGTCCCCGCCTACTTCAATGATGCACAACGTAAGGCAACAAATGATGCTGGCGATATTGCGGGCCTTAACGTCTTGCGGATAATCAATGAACCCATGGCTGCAGCCATTGCTTACGGTCTTGACAGGGCGTGTGGCATTGACAAGAGAAATGTGCTGATCTTTGATTTAGGGGGTGGTACTGCAGATGTCTCACTACTTACCATTGAGGAGCGTACTTTAATTGTTAAAGCCGTTGCTGGAGATACACACCTTGGAGGGGAGGATTTTGACAACAGAATGGTAAAACATTTTGTTGAACTATTTAAAAGGCAAAACAAGGAAGACATCAGTGGAAACGCCCGAGCTCTAAGGAGGTTGAGAACAGCTTGTGAGAGAGCAAAGAGGATTCTTTCTTCTGCAATTGAGACTACCATTGAAGTTGATTCTTTGTATAATGGTATCGATTTCTTCTCAACTATTACCCGTGCCAAGTTTTCAGAACTCAATATGGATTTCTTCAAGAATTCTATTGAACTTGTGGACAAGTGTTTGACTGATGCTAAGATGGACAAGAGTGTAGTCCATGATGTCGTTCTTGTAGGTGGTTCTTCCAGAATCCCCAAAGTGCAGGAAATGTTGCAGGAGTTCTTTGATGGGAAGGAGCTTAACAAGAGCATTAACCAAGATGAAGCAGTGGCGTATGGAGCTGCTGTTCTAGCTGCAAATTTGAGTGGGATTGGAAATAAGAATGTTCAAGATATTTTGCTCTTGGATGTCACCCCTCTGTCTCTAGGAGTGTTGGCTGGTCGTGAAGGTAAGATGTCTGTTGTAATTCCGAGGAATACCAGCATTCCCACCAAAATTGAACGTAATTACACCACCGACAACAATCAAACTGTTGTTCGATTCCGTGTTTATGAGGGTGAAAGAGCTAGAGCTGCAGATAACAATTACTTAGGAGAATTAATTCTTTCTGGCATTCCTGCATCACCCAGAGGAGTTGCTAAACTCAAAATATGCTTTGAAATTGATGCTAATGGTATCTTGAATGTTTCTGCTATGGAAAAGAGCACTGGCGCGAGTTGCTGGACCACTGTCACCAATGAGAAGGCAAGACTCTCCACCGAAGAGATTAATAGGATGGTGGAGAACGCAAAGAAATACAAGGTTGAAGATGATGAGTACAGGAAGAAGGTTAATGCAAGGGTAGCCTTGGAGAACTATATTTACGACATGAGTAACACTATCAATGCTAAAGATGCCAAGCTTGCCCCTAGAAGTAAGAAGAGGGTTGAATCTAGTATCGACGAGGTCATTAAGTGGCTAGACGACGCCCAACTTGCAGAGGTAGAAGATTATGAGGAAAAGCGTGTAGGGCTTGAGTCGATCTACAAGGAAGAAAAG gaacataaaaataaaattggatgA